A DNA window from Euwallacea fornicatus isolate EFF26 chromosome 17, ASM4011564v1, whole genome shotgun sequence contains the following coding sequences:
- the LOC136344470 gene encoding uncharacterized protein C3orf38 homolog isoform X1, whose protein sequence is MESTKQGLVDVLSYLDIDSLISLARNVTQGLKKSGNSKEAIENIIKYSPDELSILRRKAVTRDILFNYLEGNNIKVRLPITKNELIDTVADFWNLPRIGGGQNNGTAESSSSRVSVESNQQEGNTINLMAIKFTHWFYSMLNDNECGAEHFFSDAKLRLNMFANNSCDTTEVDNNPKELMGALLKTKLQYNLQFNPNDSSDGIQGRIDPHGLVMVLACGTLHVGDTCAGVFEQVFALARDPFSENNWKIKNTELNLRAKNNVLESPKLCDNELTQSLLMLPSE, encoded by the exons ATGGAGAGTACCAAACAGGGCCTAGTAGACGTGCTGTCATATTTAGACATAGACTCTTTAATATCCTTAGCTCGTAATGTTACTCAAGGGCTGAAAAAGAGTGGAAATTCTAAAG aagcCATTGAAAACATAATCAAGTATTCTCCAGACGAATTAAGCATTCTAAGGAGGAAAGCTGTAACCAGGGATattcttttcaattatttgGAAGGAAATAATATCAAAGTTCGCCTgccaataacaaaaaatgagCTAATTGACACTGTAGCAGATTTCTGGAATTTACCACGTATAGGTGGTGGTCAAAATAATGGAACTGCTGAATCGAGTTCCAGTAGAGTTTCTGTTGAAAGTAACCAACAAGAAGGCAATACCATAAACCTTATGGCAATTAAATTCACTCATTGGTTCTATTCAATGTTAAATGATAATGAATGTGGTGctgaacattttttctcag ATGCCAAGCTTAGACTCAACATGTTTGCCAATAACTCTTGTGACACCACTGAAGTGGACAACAATCCCAAAGAGTTGATGGGAGCTTTACTTAAGACAAAACTTCAGTACAATCTGCAGTTCAACCCCAACGACAGCAGCGACGGAATCCAGGGCAGAATTGACCCTCATGGATTGGTGATGGTGTTAGCATGTGGGACTTTACATGTGGGGGACACTTGCGCGGGAGTGTTTGAACAGGTATTTGCCCTAGCCAGAGATCCCTTCAGTGAGAACAATTGGAAGATTAAAAACACAGAATTAAATCTGAGAgcaaaaaacaatgttttagaATCTCCGAAGTTGTGTGATAATGAATTAACTCAGAGTTTGTTGATGTTGCCTtcagaataa
- the LOC136344470 gene encoding uncharacterized protein C3orf38 homolog isoform X2, with amino-acid sequence MESTKQGLVDVLSYLDIDSLISLARNVTQGLKKSGNSKAIENIIKYSPDELSILRRKAVTRDILFNYLEGNNIKVRLPITKNELIDTVADFWNLPRIGGGQNNGTAESSSSRVSVESNQQEGNTINLMAIKFTHWFYSMLNDNECGAEHFFSDAKLRLNMFANNSCDTTEVDNNPKELMGALLKTKLQYNLQFNPNDSSDGIQGRIDPHGLVMVLACGTLHVGDTCAGVFEQVFALARDPFSENNWKIKNTELNLRAKNNVLESPKLCDNELTQSLLMLPSE; translated from the exons ATGGAGAGTACCAAACAGGGCCTAGTAGACGTGCTGTCATATTTAGACATAGACTCTTTAATATCCTTAGCTCGTAATGTTACTCAAGGGCTGAAAAAGAGTGGAAATTCTAAAG cCATTGAAAACATAATCAAGTATTCTCCAGACGAATTAAGCATTCTAAGGAGGAAAGCTGTAACCAGGGATattcttttcaattatttgGAAGGAAATAATATCAAAGTTCGCCTgccaataacaaaaaatgagCTAATTGACACTGTAGCAGATTTCTGGAATTTACCACGTATAGGTGGTGGTCAAAATAATGGAACTGCTGAATCGAGTTCCAGTAGAGTTTCTGTTGAAAGTAACCAACAAGAAGGCAATACCATAAACCTTATGGCAATTAAATTCACTCATTGGTTCTATTCAATGTTAAATGATAATGAATGTGGTGctgaacattttttctcag ATGCCAAGCTTAGACTCAACATGTTTGCCAATAACTCTTGTGACACCACTGAAGTGGACAACAATCCCAAAGAGTTGATGGGAGCTTTACTTAAGACAAAACTTCAGTACAATCTGCAGTTCAACCCCAACGACAGCAGCGACGGAATCCAGGGCAGAATTGACCCTCATGGATTGGTGATGGTGTTAGCATGTGGGACTTTACATGTGGGGGACACTTGCGCGGGAGTGTTTGAACAGGTATTTGCCCTAGCCAGAGATCCCTTCAGTGAGAACAATTGGAAGATTAAAAACACAGAATTAAATCTGAGAgcaaaaaacaatgttttagaATCTCCGAAGTTGTGTGATAATGAATTAACTCAGAGTTTGTTGATGTTGCCTtcagaataa
- the barc gene encoding 17S U2 SnRNP complex component HTATSF1: MDSNSTDNVPQTPENIAPSTEQKSVISQHNLNLQSGENQMTGIEISTQYDSKNVHYEGSIAIYTDQDTGYQYEWDNNKQEWISRQKLTYEFEDDTHVYTEPDGTKLFWDKEKKAWFPKVDDDFMARYQMSYGFNEHNNEESEKVPAKEVPKGEPKPSKGEKRKASEPTWFHVNEDQNTNVYVSNLPLDIEEEEFVEFMQKCGLVMRDPVSGNFKVKLYKDPGTNYLKGDALCTYIRIESVELALNLLDGCNLRGQKIKVERAKFELKGEFNPKLKPKMKKRKEKMKLKKQQDKLFDWRPEKKEGEKSKHERIVIIKNLFDPDIFDKDVSLILEFQEDLREEAGKIGEVRKVTLFDRHPEGVAQITMGNSEEASQVVKMLNGRWFMKRQLSAEIYDGKTKYKISETDSQINQRLEGWDKFLEDEDREGK; this comes from the coding sequence ATGGATTCAAACAGCACAGACAACGTCCCTCAAACCCCAGAAAATATCGCACCCTCAACAGAGCAAAAATCTGTAATCAGCCAACACAATCTCAATTTACAAAGTGGGGAAAATCAAATGACAGGAATTGAGATAAGTACACAATATGACTCCAAAAATGTACATTATGAGGGGAGCATAGCAATTTACACAGATCAAGATACAGGCTATCAATACGAATGGGATAATAACAAACAAGAGTGGATATCAAGACAAAAGCTTACTTACgaatttgaagatgacactcaTGTGTACACAGAACCTGATGGCACAAAGTTGTTTTGggacaaagagaaaaaagcTTGGTTtccaaaagttgatgatgACTTTATGGCACGTTATCAAATGTCTTATGGTTTTAATGAGCATAATAATGAAGAATCTGAGAAAGTACCAGCCAAAGAGGTTCCAAAAGGTGAACCTAAACCATCAAAAGGAGAAAAACGGAAAGCTTCAGAACCCACATGGTTCCATGTTAATGAAGATCAAAATACTAACgtttatgtttcaaatttgcctTTAGATATTGAGGAAGAAGAGTTTGTGGagtttatgcaaaaatgtggTTTAGTGATGAGGGACCCAGTAAGTGGGAATTTTAAAGTGAAACTGTACAAAGATCCAGGGACTAATTATCTGAAAGGAGATGCCTTATGTACATATATTAGAATTGAATCCGTGGAGCTGGCTTTGAACCTGTTGGATGGGTGTAATTTAAGAGGACAAAAAATCAAGGTAGAAAGGGCAAAGTTCGAGTTAAAAGGGGAGTTTAATCCAAAATTGAAaccaaaaatgaagaaaagaaaagagaaGATGAAGCTTAAGAAACAACAAGACAAGCTGTTTGACTGGAGACCTGAGAAAAAGGAGGGAGAGAAATCCAAACATGAAAGAATAGTCATAATTAAGAACTTATTTGACCCAGACATTTTCGACAAGGATGTCAGCTTAATTTTGGAATTCCAAGAGGATTTGCGAGAGGAGGCAGGGAAAATTGGAGAAGTCCGGAAAGTAACTCTTTTTGACCGGCACCCAGAGGGCGTTGCCCAGATCACAATGGGTAATTCAGAAGAGGCTTCCCAAGTGGTCAAGATGTTGAACGGCAGGTGGTTCATGAAGCGGCAGCTTAGTGCAGAAATTTACGACGGCAAAACGAAGTATAAAATATCCGAAACAGATTCTCAGATCAATCAAAGATTAGAGGGCTGGGATAAGTTTTTAGAGGACGAGGATCGTGAGGGGAAGTGA
- the LOC136344462 gene encoding uncharacterized protein isoform X3, which yields MQYNNVFHNSQMYRSRPDRNEQQYGKPSNYWNGPHNIAAVQDFGGPNMRHFNSRRFTPRNFNNYQQNQLDQDDKSDTERQGTPNWESTELVPFKKDFYVPHANTKNRTPEEIEKYRESKDIIVRGKDVPQPNFNFEESSFPDYIMNVLMGQGFDDPTAIQAQGWPVVLSGRDLVGIAQTGSGKTLAYMLPATVHINSQQRPQRGEGPIALILAPTRELAQQIQKVAHEFGSNTMIRNTCIFGGSPKGPQARDLERGVEIVIATPGRLIDFLEKGTTNLARCTYLVLDEADRMLDMGFEPQIRKIIKQIRPDRQVLMWSATWPKQVQALAEEFLENYIQVNIGSLSLSANHNIKQVVDVCEEPAKEEKLNSLLKQIASDRNNKIIVFVETKKKVDDITKVVKSVGFSAICIHGDKSQPERDYVLNEFRTGKFSILVATDVAARGLDVEDVKYVINYDYPNSSEDYVHRIGRTGRCQQIGTAYTFFTPNNQRQAKDLISVLEEAGQAVNPQLLELAQSSKHMQTGRNRWNQRKKDNSSPNSNNSGNRAWQKKPQGNYMGGMEFYGNQQQNVLGGMKNMQSREGAYQHKPRYNNSGFNQYQNSQYQGSQVYQQNYSPPLYGQGQMNNQGRNNYGQGNQRNFNRFNQRQQYQNPMQSASYMPTGNSSYMVQGPANSGVPDSIQNLISHKFFQSRGLTGAANPCAYQNQGGPYGQYAAAPVGYTAYPAQYAAPPTATVQQ from the exons ATGCAGTACAACAACGTTTTCCATAATTCACAAAT GTATAGGTCACGACCCGACCGTAACGAACAACAATATGGAAAACCATCAAACTATTGGAATGGACCACACAATATTGCGGCAGTTCAAGATTTCGGGGGTCCCAATATGCGGCATTTCAACAGCAGAAGATTTACCCCAAGGAACTTCAACAATTACCAACAGAACCAGTTAGATCAAGATGACAAGAGCGACACGGAAAGACAAGGAACCCCCAATTGGGAATCTACTGAACTG GTCCCATTCAAGAAGGATTTCTATGTTCCGCATGCGAACACCAAAAATAGGACCCCAGAAGAGATTGAGAAGTACAGGGAGTCCAAAGACATCATTGTCCGTGGTAAAGATGTACCTCAACCCAACTTTAACTTTGAAGAAAGTAGTTTTCCCGATTATATAATGAACGTTCTTATGGGTCAAGGATTCGATGATCCTACCGCGATTCAGGCTCAGGGCTGGCCTGTTGTCTTAAGCGGACGCGATTTAGTAG GGATTGCACAAACTGGATCTGGAAAGACTTTGGCTTACATGCTACCTGCCACAGTTCACATTAACAGCCAGCAGAGACCTCAGAGAGGAGAGGGACCAATAGCTTTGATTCTTGCTCCAACTAG AGAGCTGGCGCAACAAATTCAAAAGGTCGCCCATGAATTTGGTTCAAACACCATGATCCGAAACACATGTATCTTTGGAGGGTCACCCAAAGGCCCTCAAGCTAGAGACCTGGAACGAGGAGTGGAAATCGTGATTGCTACTCCTGGAAGATTAATTGACTTCCTTGAAAAGGGCACCACTAATTTGGCCAGATGCACTTACTTAGTGTTGGATGAAGCTGATAGAATGCTAGACATGGGCTTTGAACCTcaaataaggaaaattatcaAACAAATAAGACCAGATAGGCAGGTACTTATGTGGTCCGCCACGTGGCCGAAGCAAGTGCAAGCTTTAGCTGAAGAATTCCTAGAAAACTACATTCAG GTTAATATTGGAAGTCTTTCTTTGTCGGCCAATCACAATATCAAACAAGTAGTGGATGTTTGCGAGGAGCCTGCTAAAGAGGAGAAATTGAACAGCCTACTCAAGCAGATTGCCTCAGATCGCAACAACAAAATCATCGTATTTGTTGAGACCAAGAAGAAAGTGGACGATATTACGAAAGTTGTTAAGTCTGTGG GTTTTTCTGCAATTTGCATCCACGGTGATAAGTCTCAACCAGAGCGGGATTACGTCTTAAACGAATTTAGAACTGGCAAATTTTCGATCTTGGTCGCCACCGATGTGGCTGCTCGTGGACTTGACGTTGAAGATGTAAAATACGTAATTAACTATGACTACCCAAATTCAAGTGAAGACTACGTCCATCGCATTG GACGAACTGGTCGATGTCAACAAATCGGCACTGCGTATACGTTCTTTACTCCTAACAATCAACGACAAGCCAAAGATCTGATTTCGGTTCTTGAAGAGGCCGGACAAGCCGTCAATCCCCAACTACTAGAATTAGCTCAAAGTTCAAAGCACATGCAAACCGGTCGCAACCGTTGgaaccaaagaaaaaag GATAATTCGTCGCCGAATTCGAATAATTCCGGTAATCGTGCTTGGCAAAAGAAGCCCCAAGGCAACTATATGGGGGGCATGGAATTCTACGGAAATCAGCAGCAGAATGTTCTCGGTGGAATGAAAAACATGCAGAGCAGGGAGGGGGCCTACCAGCACAAGCCGAGATATAATAACAGCGGTTTTAATCAGTATCAAAATTCGCAGTACCAGGGCTCTCAAGTTTACCAGCAGAACTATAGTCCGCCCCTGTATGGTCAGGGACAGATGAACAATCAAGGGAGAAACAATTATG GCCAAGGCAACCAAAGAAACTTCAACCGTTTCAACCAGCGCCAACAATACCAGAACCCCATGCAGTCGGCCTCTTACATGCCAACGGGAAACAGCTCGTACATGGTGCAAGGCCCTGCCAACTCCGGAGTACCCGATAGCATCCAAAATCTTATCAGCCACAAATTTTTCCAGAGCCGCGGGCTCACGGGGGCCGCAAATCCTTGCGCATATCAAAACCAAGGCGGCCCTTACGGGCAGTATGCTGCTGCCCCTGTGGGATATACTGCATATCCTGCGCAGTACGCTGCGCCACCTACCGCAACCGTGCAGCAGTAG
- the LOC136344462 gene encoding uncharacterized protein isoform X2 has protein sequence MQYNNVFHNSQMSRPDRNEQQYGKPSNYWNGPHNIAAVQDFGGPNMRHFNSRRFTPRNFNNYQQNQLDQDDKSDTERQGTPNWESTELVPFKKDFYVPHANTKNRTPEEIEKYRESKDIIVRGKDVPQPNFNFEESSFPDYIMNVLMGQGFDDPTAIQAQGWPVVLSGRDLVGIAQTGSGKTLAYMLPATVHINSQQRPQRGEGPIALILAPTRELAQQIQKVAHEFGSNTMIRNTCIFGGSPKGPQARDLERGVEIVIATPGRLIDFLEKGTTNLARCTYLVLDEADRMLDMGFEPQIRKIIKQIRPDRQVLMWSATWPKQVQALAEEFLENYIQVNIGSLSLSANHNIKQVVDVCEEPAKEEKLNSLLKQIASDRNNKIIVFVETKKKVDDITKVVKSVGFSAICIHGDKSQPERDYVLNEFRTGKFSILVATDVAARGLDVEDVKYVINYDYPNSSEDYVHRIGRTGRCQQIGTAYTFFTPNNQRQAKDLISVLEEAGQAVNPQLLELAQSSKHMQTGRNRWNQRKKVNSSDFRENSYVYDNSSPNSNNSGNRAWQKKPQGNYMGGMEFYGNQQQNVLGGMKNMQSREGAYQHKPRYNNSGFNQYQNSQYQGSQVYQQNYSPPLYGQGQMNNQGRNNYGQGNQRNFNRFNQRQQYQNPMQSASYMPTGNSSYMVQGPANSGVPDSIQNLISHKFFQSRGLTGAANPCAYQNQGGPYGQYAAAPVGYTAYPAQYAAPPTATVQQ, from the exons ATGCAGTACAACAACGTTTTCCATAATTCACAAAT GTCACGACCCGACCGTAACGAACAACAATATGGAAAACCATCAAACTATTGGAATGGACCACACAATATTGCGGCAGTTCAAGATTTCGGGGGTCCCAATATGCGGCATTTCAACAGCAGAAGATTTACCCCAAGGAACTTCAACAATTACCAACAGAACCAGTTAGATCAAGATGACAAGAGCGACACGGAAAGACAAGGAACCCCCAATTGGGAATCTACTGAACTG GTCCCATTCAAGAAGGATTTCTATGTTCCGCATGCGAACACCAAAAATAGGACCCCAGAAGAGATTGAGAAGTACAGGGAGTCCAAAGACATCATTGTCCGTGGTAAAGATGTACCTCAACCCAACTTTAACTTTGAAGAAAGTAGTTTTCCCGATTATATAATGAACGTTCTTATGGGTCAAGGATTCGATGATCCTACCGCGATTCAGGCTCAGGGCTGGCCTGTTGTCTTAAGCGGACGCGATTTAGTAG GGATTGCACAAACTGGATCTGGAAAGACTTTGGCTTACATGCTACCTGCCACAGTTCACATTAACAGCCAGCAGAGACCTCAGAGAGGAGAGGGACCAATAGCTTTGATTCTTGCTCCAACTAG AGAGCTGGCGCAACAAATTCAAAAGGTCGCCCATGAATTTGGTTCAAACACCATGATCCGAAACACATGTATCTTTGGAGGGTCACCCAAAGGCCCTCAAGCTAGAGACCTGGAACGAGGAGTGGAAATCGTGATTGCTACTCCTGGAAGATTAATTGACTTCCTTGAAAAGGGCACCACTAATTTGGCCAGATGCACTTACTTAGTGTTGGATGAAGCTGATAGAATGCTAGACATGGGCTTTGAACCTcaaataaggaaaattatcaAACAAATAAGACCAGATAGGCAGGTACTTATGTGGTCCGCCACGTGGCCGAAGCAAGTGCAAGCTTTAGCTGAAGAATTCCTAGAAAACTACATTCAG GTTAATATTGGAAGTCTTTCTTTGTCGGCCAATCACAATATCAAACAAGTAGTGGATGTTTGCGAGGAGCCTGCTAAAGAGGAGAAATTGAACAGCCTACTCAAGCAGATTGCCTCAGATCGCAACAACAAAATCATCGTATTTGTTGAGACCAAGAAGAAAGTGGACGATATTACGAAAGTTGTTAAGTCTGTGG GTTTTTCTGCAATTTGCATCCACGGTGATAAGTCTCAACCAGAGCGGGATTACGTCTTAAACGAATTTAGAACTGGCAAATTTTCGATCTTGGTCGCCACCGATGTGGCTGCTCGTGGACTTGACGTTGAAGATGTAAAATACGTAATTAACTATGACTACCCAAATTCAAGTGAAGACTACGTCCATCGCATTG GACGAACTGGTCGATGTCAACAAATCGGCACTGCGTATACGTTCTTTACTCCTAACAATCAACGACAAGCCAAAGATCTGATTTCGGTTCTTGAAGAGGCCGGACAAGCCGTCAATCCCCAACTACTAGAATTAGCTCAAAGTTCAAAGCACATGCAAACCGGTCGCAACCGTTGgaaccaaagaaaaaaggtTAATAGTTCagattttagagaaaattcTTACGTATAT GATAATTCGTCGCCGAATTCGAATAATTCCGGTAATCGTGCTTGGCAAAAGAAGCCCCAAGGCAACTATATGGGGGGCATGGAATTCTACGGAAATCAGCAGCAGAATGTTCTCGGTGGAATGAAAAACATGCAGAGCAGGGAGGGGGCCTACCAGCACAAGCCGAGATATAATAACAGCGGTTTTAATCAGTATCAAAATTCGCAGTACCAGGGCTCTCAAGTTTACCAGCAGAACTATAGTCCGCCCCTGTATGGTCAGGGACAGATGAACAATCAAGGGAGAAACAATTATG GCCAAGGCAACCAAAGAAACTTCAACCGTTTCAACCAGCGCCAACAATACCAGAACCCCATGCAGTCGGCCTCTTACATGCCAACGGGAAACAGCTCGTACATGGTGCAAGGCCCTGCCAACTCCGGAGTACCCGATAGCATCCAAAATCTTATCAGCCACAAATTTTTCCAGAGCCGCGGGCTCACGGGGGCCGCAAATCCTTGCGCATATCAAAACCAAGGCGGCCCTTACGGGCAGTATGCTGCTGCCCCTGTGGGATATACTGCATATCCTGCGCAGTACGCTGCGCCACCTACCGCAACCGTGCAGCAGTAG
- the LOC136344462 gene encoding uncharacterized protein isoform X1, whose protein sequence is MQYNNVFHNSQMYRSRPDRNEQQYGKPSNYWNGPHNIAAVQDFGGPNMRHFNSRRFTPRNFNNYQQNQLDQDDKSDTERQGTPNWESTELVPFKKDFYVPHANTKNRTPEEIEKYRESKDIIVRGKDVPQPNFNFEESSFPDYIMNVLMGQGFDDPTAIQAQGWPVVLSGRDLVGIAQTGSGKTLAYMLPATVHINSQQRPQRGEGPIALILAPTRELAQQIQKVAHEFGSNTMIRNTCIFGGSPKGPQARDLERGVEIVIATPGRLIDFLEKGTTNLARCTYLVLDEADRMLDMGFEPQIRKIIKQIRPDRQVLMWSATWPKQVQALAEEFLENYIQVNIGSLSLSANHNIKQVVDVCEEPAKEEKLNSLLKQIASDRNNKIIVFVETKKKVDDITKVVKSVGFSAICIHGDKSQPERDYVLNEFRTGKFSILVATDVAARGLDVEDVKYVINYDYPNSSEDYVHRIGRTGRCQQIGTAYTFFTPNNQRQAKDLISVLEEAGQAVNPQLLELAQSSKHMQTGRNRWNQRKKVNSSDFRENSYVYDNSSPNSNNSGNRAWQKKPQGNYMGGMEFYGNQQQNVLGGMKNMQSREGAYQHKPRYNNSGFNQYQNSQYQGSQVYQQNYSPPLYGQGQMNNQGRNNYGQGNQRNFNRFNQRQQYQNPMQSASYMPTGNSSYMVQGPANSGVPDSIQNLISHKFFQSRGLTGAANPCAYQNQGGPYGQYAAAPVGYTAYPAQYAAPPTATVQQ, encoded by the exons ATGCAGTACAACAACGTTTTCCATAATTCACAAAT GTATAGGTCACGACCCGACCGTAACGAACAACAATATGGAAAACCATCAAACTATTGGAATGGACCACACAATATTGCGGCAGTTCAAGATTTCGGGGGTCCCAATATGCGGCATTTCAACAGCAGAAGATTTACCCCAAGGAACTTCAACAATTACCAACAGAACCAGTTAGATCAAGATGACAAGAGCGACACGGAAAGACAAGGAACCCCCAATTGGGAATCTACTGAACTG GTCCCATTCAAGAAGGATTTCTATGTTCCGCATGCGAACACCAAAAATAGGACCCCAGAAGAGATTGAGAAGTACAGGGAGTCCAAAGACATCATTGTCCGTGGTAAAGATGTACCTCAACCCAACTTTAACTTTGAAGAAAGTAGTTTTCCCGATTATATAATGAACGTTCTTATGGGTCAAGGATTCGATGATCCTACCGCGATTCAGGCTCAGGGCTGGCCTGTTGTCTTAAGCGGACGCGATTTAGTAG GGATTGCACAAACTGGATCTGGAAAGACTTTGGCTTACATGCTACCTGCCACAGTTCACATTAACAGCCAGCAGAGACCTCAGAGAGGAGAGGGACCAATAGCTTTGATTCTTGCTCCAACTAG AGAGCTGGCGCAACAAATTCAAAAGGTCGCCCATGAATTTGGTTCAAACACCATGATCCGAAACACATGTATCTTTGGAGGGTCACCCAAAGGCCCTCAAGCTAGAGACCTGGAACGAGGAGTGGAAATCGTGATTGCTACTCCTGGAAGATTAATTGACTTCCTTGAAAAGGGCACCACTAATTTGGCCAGATGCACTTACTTAGTGTTGGATGAAGCTGATAGAATGCTAGACATGGGCTTTGAACCTcaaataaggaaaattatcaAACAAATAAGACCAGATAGGCAGGTACTTATGTGGTCCGCCACGTGGCCGAAGCAAGTGCAAGCTTTAGCTGAAGAATTCCTAGAAAACTACATTCAG GTTAATATTGGAAGTCTTTCTTTGTCGGCCAATCACAATATCAAACAAGTAGTGGATGTTTGCGAGGAGCCTGCTAAAGAGGAGAAATTGAACAGCCTACTCAAGCAGATTGCCTCAGATCGCAACAACAAAATCATCGTATTTGTTGAGACCAAGAAGAAAGTGGACGATATTACGAAAGTTGTTAAGTCTGTGG GTTTTTCTGCAATTTGCATCCACGGTGATAAGTCTCAACCAGAGCGGGATTACGTCTTAAACGAATTTAGAACTGGCAAATTTTCGATCTTGGTCGCCACCGATGTGGCTGCTCGTGGACTTGACGTTGAAGATGTAAAATACGTAATTAACTATGACTACCCAAATTCAAGTGAAGACTACGTCCATCGCATTG GACGAACTGGTCGATGTCAACAAATCGGCACTGCGTATACGTTCTTTACTCCTAACAATCAACGACAAGCCAAAGATCTGATTTCGGTTCTTGAAGAGGCCGGACAAGCCGTCAATCCCCAACTACTAGAATTAGCTCAAAGTTCAAAGCACATGCAAACCGGTCGCAACCGTTGgaaccaaagaaaaaaggtTAATAGTTCagattttagagaaaattcTTACGTATAT GATAATTCGTCGCCGAATTCGAATAATTCCGGTAATCGTGCTTGGCAAAAGAAGCCCCAAGGCAACTATATGGGGGGCATGGAATTCTACGGAAATCAGCAGCAGAATGTTCTCGGTGGAATGAAAAACATGCAGAGCAGGGAGGGGGCCTACCAGCACAAGCCGAGATATAATAACAGCGGTTTTAATCAGTATCAAAATTCGCAGTACCAGGGCTCTCAAGTTTACCAGCAGAACTATAGTCCGCCCCTGTATGGTCAGGGACAGATGAACAATCAAGGGAGAAACAATTATG GCCAAGGCAACCAAAGAAACTTCAACCGTTTCAACCAGCGCCAACAATACCAGAACCCCATGCAGTCGGCCTCTTACATGCCAACGGGAAACAGCTCGTACATGGTGCAAGGCCCTGCCAACTCCGGAGTACCCGATAGCATCCAAAATCTTATCAGCCACAAATTTTTCCAGAGCCGCGGGCTCACGGGGGCCGCAAATCCTTGCGCATATCAAAACCAAGGCGGCCCTTACGGGCAGTATGCTGCTGCCCCTGTGGGATATACTGCATATCCTGCGCAGTACGCTGCGCCACCTACCGCAACCGTGCAGCAGTAG